Genomic DNA from Hordeum vulgare subsp. vulgare chromosome 2H, MorexV3_pseudomolecules_assembly, whole genome shotgun sequence:
CCGgaggtggggagggggctggAGCCAGCAGGACGGGAGCGGGGCGCGCCGCTGGGAGAGGGGCAGCGCGAGGAAGCCGGGTCTGCAGGACCGGGGCGTTGCGCGGGGATCGCTGGGTCGCGGCCGCGGGCCGCCTACCATCACAGTCACGGGAGGAGTGACCAGAGGCGAGACAGCGGCGGCAGCGAATGTCGTTAGGGCAATCCCGGACGCAGTGGCGATGATCGAGGCATCGGAAGCAGAGGCTCGCGAGCTCCTCGGGAGAAGGGCTGCGGCGGCGCGAGGTCGAGGGCCCGGCAGGGGCCTCCCGGCGCGGGCGACGGCGATGCTCCCGGCGACGAGCCTGCTGGAAACCATCCGCGTCCAGCACCGGCCCGCCCGAGGAACGGTGAACCTCCGAGCGGGAGCCAAGGCGATCTTTGGTGGGGGGACGGGCCGCGGGAGCGACGCAGCTAGGAGCGGCGGCGGCCGACGGCGCGGGGACGGCCGGCGGGGTGCGGGCGACGTCGCTGTACGAGCGCGCCGACGAGCCGCTCTCCGAGCCAGAGCAGCAGTCCCCATAGGAGACGCGCTCGCCGGAGAGGGACGTCCGGCGGTCGATAGGGTCAGCCGGCACCAGAGCCATGGCGCGAGGGGCAGGGAGGAGTGCGGGGAGGGTGCTGCCGGCGGGGCAGTCCGGGCGGCGCTGCGCGGTGGCTAGGCAAGGGGAGCGCGGAGGGAGAGGGGAGCGGAGCGGAGCCACAACATTATTAGTGATAGAAGTTAAGAAGCATGTTTTAAAATCTCTACAACTACATATATCTAGTAGCAGAGAGAGCAGCTAGCTTTTTTCTGTTGTTGAAACCATGCATATTTCGTTTTGTCAGAACTGTTGATTTTTTGTCCTCATTTTTTTAATGTCTCACAGCTGTCATTGGACTTCGAGAATTTTCACTGCTTGCCCGTCTCTCCCGTGCCTGATATAAATGGAGATATTGTATGTCCAAGTTAATCTTTCTCAGTTTGGTGGGTACATCAGTTTATACTCTGATTCACGCATTATTCATAATGCTTTGTTCCTTTTCAAATTCAGATTAATGGGTGTAGTTTGGTGGATTGCCTGAAGCATTTCACTGTATTGGAGCATCTTGATAATTACCGTTGTGATCATTGTTGGCATAATGCTGCTGCCAAATATTTCAACCTTCAATCAGAAGTTGACGAGGTAAAATTTTATGACCATATTTTCTGTGAAGTTGTACTTGTTTCACAATTTAGTTTGACGGTACCTCATATTGAGATCTGTACCAGGAAAAAGTTAACAAACTGCGCACCTGTGTCGACTATGACAGTTGCAATTGCAAGCATATATTTGGTCCAGAGAAAACAACATGGTCAGTATCTTCGAAAGCTACAAAGCAGTTGGCTATCACTCGTTGTCCGAAGGTATCCACTATTGAAAGACACCTTCTGAAACTTTGCATAGAATAATGTCTAAAAAAGGCATGACACCTATTGATGTCCTCTTCCAGATCTTGTGCATTCATTTGTTACGCGCTTCTTTTAGTTTTGATGGTGAACTTGTAAAGCGTCAGGTAAGCACTAAAAAAGACACATAAAACATTGCCTCTTTCTATCATTCCATATGAATTGTTGCTGAATGATCTGTGCTTTGATTGCAGGGACATGTTTCTTTTCCTTTACTTCTCAATCTATCCCCATTTGCCGGAGGCACATTCACCACTGGACAGGGACCTGGACCTTCAGCTATGAACGTGCAAAGATATGACACACCTTCTCTCCATTTATATCGGCAACTATATGCACACATGCCCATTAATATGTTTCCTACTGGTGGGAACTCATCAAGCAAGGCAACTAAGGATCAAGTAACAAATGGTGGTGTCCACTCACTTAATGAGGTAAGTTATCTTCTTTGAACTTCTTTTTTACTTGATTTGTCCAAGGATAATGATGATAATGGCATTCCTTCATACAAAATTTTACTTATTTGATCAACTCATTTACCCTCTTTATCTTTCAGGAAAATGTTGATGTGGCTACgagttcttcatcatcatcatcgtcctcaTCAAGGATGGAGCTATATAGTCTATCAGCTGTTGTTGAGCACTATGGTGTATGCGGAGGTGGGCATTATGCAGCTTACCGGAGAGTGGCGACAAATCCTGATGCTAATGTTCAAGTACGACCTCATTGCAACTGGGTTTACGTTTCAGACGATCATGTATCACAAGTGTCAGAGGACGATGTTTTGGGTGCAGAAGCAACCCTCCTTTTCTACGAAAGGCTGTAGCAGCAGTGTGCTGAGTAGGAAATGTTTTTGGAGAAATTCGATGTCAAGAAGCAAACCTCTTCAAAGAGCTTAGATGGAAACTTTTTTAGCTGGCTGAGTTTTTGGTTGTGAAAAGTTCGTTGGTGATAAAATACGAGAATCAGCTGAGGAATCGAACTTCTGGATAATGGAGCATTATATATACCGCTGCAAACACCAACTGGGCATGGTCACATTGTTGAACAAACAGAGGGATAAAGAACCCTCAAAAGTCAGAACGGGCGTCTGGCCAAGCCAGTTGTATTTTCTTCTTCCTGAGGCCACCCCTGTAGTATATTCTTGTGCTACGAGCATCTCGGGAGTTTTGAAACGGCACACCTCCACGCTTGCAGCCAAAGCAGATGCTACACGAGCTGAAGCTTTTTTAGCTGTTACTTGCATCCATCTCCCTTCGAAACTGCAGATGGATGCAAGTAACAACTGCCCGTTCgatgacatgcataaaatagtTAAACACCTTCTTGCTTAATgttgtaattatcaaattcattccTGCACTGACTAGGAGTCTTAGTataaggtatatcattttcaTTAAAGGTATGAAGACAATTTACCTCTATTACCTGTGTGGGGatgtcaagtccatgtatttctttgatatgTGGTATTTTTTTAACATGTTCAGCTTTAATACCATTTTATTTAATAGATgttttggcttcttgcatatcttcaggactgtggaatagaat
This window encodes:
- the LOC123426725 gene encoding ubiquitin carboxyl-terminal hydrolase 27 isoform X1 is translated as MGKFEHGNLLLSLSQGHWHGFSLTAVAVGLGIGVAGLCKVLNSSLGVQWLLGKFSSESERLYYTGGLQNLGNNCFLNVILQALASCDNFVSSLDDLLESDDVLPEEQSERMPLILALSSLLKDLSTVRDKKIVLNPESVMHALSCYVSHFNLTRQQDASEAFVHLLTSLRDEFSHCYVPYKSSLADITMFHSKVYKQREGNQPECKRWKQNIFGPFDGTIGSTLSCRNCSSVLSLDFENFHCLPVSPVPDINGDIINGCSLVDCLKHFTVLEHLDNYRCDHCWHNAAAKYFNLQSEVDEEKVNKLRTCVDYDSCNCKHIFGPEKTTWSVSSKATKQLAITRCPKILCIHLLRASFSFDGELVKRQGHVSFPLLLNLSPFAGGTFTTGQGPGPSAMNVQRYDTPSLHLYRQLYAHMPINMFPTGGNSSSKATKDQVTNGGVHSLNEENVDVATSSSSSSSSSSRMELYSLSAVVEHYGVCGGGHYAAYRRVATNPDANVQVRPHCNWVYVSDDHVSQVSEDDVLGAEATLLFYERL
- the LOC123426725 gene encoding ubiquitin carboxyl-terminal hydrolase 27 isoform X2, whose amino-acid sequence is MGVAGLCKVLNSSLGVQWLLGKFSSESERLYYTGGLQNLGNNCFLNVILQALASCDNFVSSLDDLLESDDVLPEEQSERMPLILALSSLLKDLSTVRDKKIVLNPESVMHALSCYVSHFNLTRQQDASEAFVHLLTSLRDEFSHCYVPYKSSLADITMFHSKVYKQREGNQPECKRWKQNIFGPFDGTIGSTLSCRNCSSVLSLDFENFHCLPVSPVPDINGDIINGCSLVDCLKHFTVLEHLDNYRCDHCWHNAAAKYFNLQSEVDEEKVNKLRTCVDYDSCNCKHIFGPEKTTWSVSSKATKQLAITRCPKILCIHLLRASFSFDGELVKRQGHVSFPLLLNLSPFAGGTFTTGQGPGPSAMNVQRYDTPSLHLYRQLYAHMPINMFPTGGNSSSKATKDQVTNGGVHSLNEENVDVATSSSSSSSSSSRMELYSLSAVVEHYGVCGGGHYAAYRRVATNPDANVQVRPHCNWVYVSDDHVSQVSEDDVLGAEATLLFYERL